The Apium graveolens cultivar Ventura chromosome 10, ASM990537v1, whole genome shotgun sequence nucleotide sequence ggtcaatgcgaacttgaagttaaaagaattattcatatgcaaaatatcgcaaaccaaatgcctgacgcatttaacgattctagaaatataactaaatctcatatacctgcagtaaatactccagctagaatagatataccaattcaaaaatcagatacaaaagaattggttacagaatcaaagccacgcctgaagcgtggtagaccggtcggtgcaaaagatgttgcaccacgaaaaagaaaaataaagaaaatttcccctgaagtggcacatgctccagaagaagtaaatacccctgaagtggtattatctcctgaagagattccagtccctgaagatacgggattaaacaatcatgaaatttcaataaattatgtgaatgatatgaaattatgggatcgaagtaaagccataatcgatgatgtatttgtgtattccACAGCATTGGATGTAaacataaattctgatcctgaatcacaaagtgtggatgaatgccgtcgaagaaaagactggccaaaatggaaagacgCAATCCAAACAGAATTAAATTCACTGAGTAAAAGAGAAGTATTTGGACCTGTTGTCCAAACACCAATCGGTGTGAACCCTGTTGGAaataaatgggtattcataagaaaacgaaatgaaaagaatgaaattatgagatataaAGCCCGACTTGTAGCACAAGAGTTTTCTCAAAGGCCTGGCATTGATTATCAAGAGACATACTCGCCAATGATGGATGAAATTACTTTTCGTTTTATATTAGGTATGGCATCTAAAGAAAAATTGGAAACACGTCTTATGGACGTCGTTACTGCATACCTGTACGGTTCACTTGatagtgaaatttttatgaagatcccagaagggttaaaaatggacgagttcaagaaacctcgtcatatatactccattaaacttcaacgatcattgtatggacTGAAACAGTCTGGTTGTATGTGGTATAACAGACTTAGTCGTTATTTACAAAAGAATGGGTATATTAGTAATCAAATTTCTCCAtgtgtttttatcaaaaaatcacaATCTGATTTTGTGattattgttgtatatgtggatgatttaaacCTTGTAGGAACATCTACATAGGTTGATGAAGCTGTCATATACCTAAAGACagaatttgaaatgaaagatcttggaaggacaaAATATTGCCTTGGTATACAAGTCGAGCACTTGTCATCGGGAATTTTCCTCCACCAATCTACATATGCAGAAAAGGTTTTGAACAgattttacatggataaatctcAACCATTGACTACTCCAATGGTGGTTAGATCTTTAGAGCCTAATAAAGATATATTTCGACCACGAGAAGATGATGAAGAAGTTCTCGGCCCTGAAATCCCATATCTTGGAGCAATTGGTGCACTTATGTATCTTGCAAATAATACATGGCCAGATATTGAATTTGCTGTGAATTTATTGGCTAGATTTAGTTCTGCTCCGATGGATAGGCATTGGAATGGGATCAAGCATATATTTCGTTATCTTCGTGGAACAGTTGATTTTGGGTTATGCTTCCCGAAAAACTCAACATCTCAGCTGATTGGATATGCAGACGCTCGATATTTGTCAGATCCTCACTTTGGAAAATCATAAACTAGATATGTATTTACATATTGCGGTGCAGCCATTTCCTGGAAATCCACGAAGCAAACTACAGTGGCAACCTCAACAAATCACTCGGAACTCATTGCAATTCATGAAATCAGTAGAGAATGTATTTGGTTGCGGTCTATCATCAAGAATATTCAAGAATCATGTGGATTACCGGACATCACAAGAAATCCTACTGTCTTGTTTGAGGACAACACTGCATGCATTGATCAACTTAAGGAATGATATATCAAAGGAGACAGGACGAAGCACATTTCACCAAAATTCTTTTACACTCACGAGCTTCAAAAGAATGGAGAAGTTGATATACAACAAATCCGATCATGTGACAACCTTGCAGATTTATTCACGAAATCATTACCGAATTCAACATTTGGTAAATTACGACATAACATTGGAATGCGTCGACTCAAGGATTTGTTGCAACAAAATTCAGATAATGATTAGTTTTCAAAAGATAGATTGTACTCTTTTTTCTTCGTCAAAGTTTTTATCCCACTGGGTTTTTCTTTGACAAGATTTTAACGAGGCAATCTATGATCCATACTATCATAGCAATCAAAGAAGAGTGTTGTAAATTGATTGTTATATAGTTAGTCAATATTGCAATAGTTAGGTTATGCATAGATTTGTAGAAATTGTTACCTTGCATTTAATACTTGCTCCCTTTGTTTTACTATAAATAGATTGCATTTGTGAATGAAAATTTTGCACCGACCAATTCTTTCTATGCTCATATTTCCCTCTCCCTTGATCTCTAATTTAGTAGCTCTTTTATAGTTACCATTATTACTAGTATATTACAACAATAGTCACATTTTAGTGATGCATATTCTTGTAGACTGGATTTTCTTCAATTTCGCAGGATTTAAAAAACATGAAGGGATATCAGGAGCCTGGATACAAGTATTAGCTTTAAGAGGTGAGCCTAACAGTAATTAAATTGTTATTACGGTATAATGCAGTTTTTTGTATTCGTTGTGGTGGGGTGACTTGAAAATATAATATGTATTGTCTATTGAAGAAAAGTTTTTAATCGGATCGATGCAAGGAAGAAAGTAATAGAAACAAATTTATATATATGcacatatatttataaaaaaaaaattaacagtTTATATTAAATTATTAGTACATGTACCATATCTACCAAAAAATTTGGATACGTTCCCCTTATgcatatattatataataaaaatataatgttaaGCTAATTTTTATAAGAGCTTAAAAAATCCTAAAATTGactttaaaaaattataaataattatctAAAACTAAGCgacttttaaatataaaattaagactattttcgtaaatACAGGGGATTAATTTTATTATTGCAAAAGATTCAATATATAAAATCTTAATAAATTTAGATAATTTTCCTAAAAttataattttaggaattattttctttttttataaTACAAACAAGACTGGCCAGAGTCAGTTTTTTTATTGAAATTACATAAGGTCTAATAaaatttgtatttatttattatcTACCAATTTGTAAATGCCGTGCATAAATGTCTTACAAATATAAACTAGTACAACATTAATACATTTAAATCATATAAATTATAGTTGTTAAAAGGTGAAGTAATTTTTTTAACCCGATGTCATTATATCGATTAACGAATTATCTTTTAGTAATTTTTTTTATCTCAGTTCAATAATATAACTATTTTGATATAATCACTAacatttattattttgttttaactcGAACACCGTATATATCTACTCAACCATTATCTTCTACTTACTTACTGTATCCGGTTATATATAACTTTGTTCAGGGTTTTATAATTTTTAACGATAATATTATATAagataattatgtaaaaataataaattaattaaatgagGGCAATTATGTAATTTTATCAAATACCGACCGCctatcaaatttttaatattttttctattataatatagtataaacCGATCGACTACCAAATATTATCAGCTGATAAAAGTTTGTCCCAAAACCATAAAAGTTTgatataatataaattaagtaAAAAATACATTAATAATTAAGCAAGCATAATTAAGTTCATCAAATTccaataattaagtaatttcatcAAGTATCGATCGACCGagtaccaaatttttaatatctcgtctattataatatagtataagTATCAATAGATAATTTAGTATATATTGATAGATAGATAAATAAATCGATAGATATATTAGATTATTATTTACTGCTCCTTATATCTTCAAGAAGTGAGGTGTTTCTTTTAGGATTGAAAAAACAATAACGTGTTTTAGTTGAAGTAGATAATTTATTAAGTAAGAgtaattattttgattattataatATTGTAAAAATAGTATAAATTAATTACATATCAATTTAATaggaaaaaaaaatatttaattttactCTCGGTTCAAGTAAATTACAAACTTCATTAGTTTGTCATGGCAATTGGCAAATATATTTTCCGCTAAGATTAGAAAGGATAACATGAATTATACGGTGGACTCCGAAGCTCTAGAGCAAGAGCACTCTCTCTCTCAAGCTCGCATAAAAATTTCTGTAATTACTTGCTCAAATTTTGGTCAATACAATATTTTTTTATTCGAACTAAAATAAGGATAATTAAGTAAAAGCAACAATATTAATTAAGTAaggataattaagtaatttcaacGAGTAtcgaccgaccgactaccaaaattttaatgtttcgtctattataatatagtataaatagttttgttttagactgaataattagtatatatgattttgtttttgttggtcgaattgtatttttattttaattttgtgttaGTCCGAATCAATTGTATACTGTATTTTTTTTATCGTggattaataaaatatattattttgtttatccaaattcattagtataattttttaggaggattgatagtattattattttatcttaacccgagtcacattatatcaactaaatcttaataattatatttagtttgcttaaatttaatttagccccaagtaaaaaattagaataatataaaactcgatatgaattaaaatttaaattggtagaataagttaaatttaatataaattataatgctatagagttcgatataaaatagaattgaaattggtaaaacaatagaggaagttgacttcaatatcaattagaagtagAATTGATCGACCCACTAATCGGAATTAGAATAActaagtaagggtaattaagaAAATTGAGCAAATACCGACTATCCGACTAcaaaacttttaatatttcgtttattataatataactaGCTTAAATCTCGTGCAATTCACGGGCTttctttaatattttaatttattttgaattttttttaatattaatttattaatttgaaTTGAATCGATAGTGCATTTTTGTTGAAAATAGAAATTggttataaaaaaattaaaatgtcattattttattttgttaaataacTACGTTCGTGTCATTTCTGGAAAAAAGAAGAAGCGAGGTTAGGttagaaaaaaattaataatccgtgaatggttttataaatattatatttaattaaatttactGTATAAGTCAAAAAAGTTATATCATTAGTAAATAAAATATTCGTCAAAAAAATGAATTAGTAGGTCGTATGACCCGTTAATAAATGAACCGGGTTAATGTTAAGATTTTGAGTGTAAATAATTTTCTTGGGTTAGTGTCAGATCTAAAATTCGACCTAGGAATATGATCCGACACAAATCCGAACCGTATCCCGAAATTGACAACcctaatatttttttttatgatttgtagtatttgattttgaaatattagttttgaaaaaaaatcgatatatatataattattgtcTTTATTGTAAATTGACAGGTATAAAAGAAAATCTTAGTTTTTATCATTACCTTCAAATTCAAATatgattttaataattaaaaacaacAACTATTTTTTATTAACAaaatttcctttcttttagtTTTACTCTTTTTGGTTATTTGTTAATCATCTATTCGCCAATGAACTTGGAGAATAGGAAAACAAAGAGAATTGATGCAGGTGATTAGACAAACAACAACAATAATTGTTATAgtagaagtcaacttcaatattaagtattttgtttaattaATTAGTAAAGAATAACTACCAAacaattaagtaatttcagcaaggACCGACCACCAAATTTtcaatatttcgtctattataatattataatattgtATAATGTAgtatagtataatatagatagataaTATAGATTTTAGAAAGTCTCAGAAATATTCGAGAACCGGATCGAACTTGACAGAAATTATCTTATCAGCTCCAATAATTCGGAAACAGGAAAACATAAATATTAAATGATcatatttatatttttcattGAAAAAATCTATTTAAGACAAGCAGAAAAAAGAAATTCAAATAAGATTCGCCGTTTAAAAAGGTTCTTTATAATTTCAAACACATTTAAATTTATCAAAAGTGGATATATAAAAGTTGTGGCAAGCCTTCTTCCTCCTTTCTTCTCATTTCAATTGCCTAAACCTATACACACAAACACAAACCTATACACACAAACAAACAAAAATGGGGAAAGATCTAAGCAACGATCAAGTCTCATCAATGAAAGAAGCGTTCACTCTCTTCGACACCGACGGCGACGGCAAGATCGCGCCGTCGGAGCTCGGAATCTTAATGCGATCTCTCGGCGGCAATCCAACGCAAGCTCAACTCAAAACGATCATCGCCGATGAGAAACTCACCGTCGCTTTCGATTTCAATCGGTTTTTAGAGCTCATGTCGAAGCATCTGAAGCCTGAGCCGTTCGATCGGCAGCTCCGAGATGCGTTTAAAGTGATAGATAAGGACGGAACTGGTTTTGTGGCGGTTACGGATCTGAGGCATAT carries:
- the LOC141690227 gene encoding putative calcium-binding protein CML13, which translates into the protein MGKDLSNDQVSSMKEAFTLFDTDGDGKIAPSELGILMRSLGGNPTQAQLKTIIADEKLTVAFDFNRFLELMSKHLKPEPFDRQLRDAFKVIDKDGTGFVAVTDLRHILTSIGEKLEPAEFDEWIREVDVGSDGKIKYEDFIARMVAK